The Stutzerimonas stutzeri RCH2 genomic interval TGGCCGAGAAAGTCATAGATTCCGCTTACGCCTACCAAATGGGCGCAGTACTCTTTAAGCCTACGCTCACGGTGAACCCTCAAACATTTCGCCCCACACGTGCCGGTGCGCTATCTTATTTCGTTGGCGGTGACCCATCCTTCCCTGCCGACACAGGTTTTGCTCTAAAAGGCTGGAGAAAATGTGAGCCTGTCACTTCTGCTATTTTTCTTGATGGCAATAGCGCAATTACTATGGGGAAAGTTCACTTCACAGATAAAAATGGGAAAGTGACTACCGTTGACAAAACGTGGGGTTACGTTAAAGACGATGCGGGAAATTTGCGCATTAACCTTCACCATTCATCATTGGAGTACCAACCTAAGTAAATCCGCTATAAACCCATAGGCAGTGGAGTTGTTGCCTAACAAGTCATTCCAGCGGACTGCCTACGGCAGCCGCTGAATTCCAACGTTAGGTTATCCGAGCAAAAGTGACCCGCCCCTCATTCCTCAGTCACTGTGAATGTCCGCTTCTGGCCGATTCTGTTGAAAAAGTAGCGACCTCCCCATGCCGTTGGCAAAATTGCTTTGTCAGCGGGCGTGGAGGCGAACAGCATGATGGGACAGTTACCGGGAGGACAGCAGCGCCTGTTCTACTCGTTCAATCTCGAAGATCACGTCCCGGCCCAACATCTCCTGCGCAGCATCGACCAGTGCCTGGATCTCAGTGATCTGCGCGCCTATCTGGCGGATTTCTATAGCCCCATCGGGCGTCCCTCGATTGACCCGGAATTGATGGTGCGCATGCTGGTCGTCGGCTACTGCTATGGCATTCGTTCCGAGCGGCGATTGTGCGAAGAGGTGCACCTGAACCTGGCCTATCGCTGGTTCTGCCGGCTGGGTCTGGAAGACGAAGTACCTAATCACTCGACCTTCTCGAAGAATCGCCATGGCCGTTTCCGTGACAGCGATCTGTTCCGCTGGTTGTTCAATGAAGTGCTGCGGCGCTGCATGGCAGCCGGCCTAGTCAAGGGCGAAGGTTTCGCCGTCGACGCCAGCATCATCAAGGCGGATGCCAGCCGGCAACGTGGGGTGGTGGGAGATGAAGTCGATTGGAGCGATCCAAAGCTCAGCAGCCGCGCCGTGCGCGAGTACCTCGAAGCACTTGATGAAGATGCGTTGGCTGAGGCTCTTCCCAAGAAGATTTCGCTCACCGATCCTCAGTCCCGTTGGACAGCAGCACCAGGCGGCCCGGCCTTCTTTGCCTACTCCACAAATTACCTGATCGACACTGAGCACGGTGTGATCATGGATGTGGAAGCGACCCCGGCGCACCGTACCACCGAAGTCGACTCGACCAGGACGATGGTCGAGCGTGTCGAAGCGCAGTTCGACCTCACACCGGAACGCCTCATCGGCGACACCGCCTATGGCACTGCCCCGATGCTGGCCTGGATGGTCGAAGAGAAGGACATCGAGCCGCATGTGCCGGTGTGGGACAAGACTGAGCGCAAGGACGACAGTCTCTCCAGTAACGACTTCCACTGGAATCAGGAAGCCGATGAATATCGCTGCCCAACCGGCAAACCGCTACGCAGTGAATGGCGCGCCTTCACCCAGAAAAGATCGCGGGTAACCAAGGCCAACACCATCATCTACCGCTCCAGCCAAACCGACTGCGTCACCTGTCCGTTGAAAGCGAAATGCTGCCCCAACACACCGAATCGGAAGATCGTTCGCAGCATCCATGAGGCTGCCCGCGATGTGGCTCGACGCATCGCCAAGACACCGGAATACCTCGTCTCACGTTGCGAACGGAAGAAGGTGGAGATGCTTTTCGCCCATCTTAAACGGATCATGAAACTCGACCGTTTACGACTGCGTGGCCTGACAGGCGCCACTGACGAATTCACCATGGCTGCGATGGTGCAGAACCTGCGCCGCATGGCCAAGCTTTTGCCTCAAGGGCCACCGCTCACGGGATAGGTACGCCTGTGGCGAGCAGAAACCCTCGAATTAACCCTCAAACCTGAGCAAGGACGCTCAGTGAAACGCCGAAAGGTAACTTGAAGTGGCTTGCAGCCACTTCGACAGCAGGTACATCCGACCGCCTTGCTGCCGCTAAACCTACTTTTTCAACAGAATCGGCCGATTTCTGCCTGTCGGCACTTGCCGAGATCGCCAGAAGCGGACAGTCAGCACTGACTACGTATCTGGGTCGATTCAATGGTGGTCAGGCCTCGTCGTCTACCTCGATCGGCTGGATCAATTCCGGCCCATGGTTGCGTACGTTCCCTACCGCCTTACTCACACGGTACCACTCAAATTCCTCGGCCGGCCTTGGTGCAGCAGCATCTGTTCTGCCCGGTGGTTGGTAGTGGTGGGGGCTATCCATTCCCCTTCCAGAACGTAGCGCGGAGTATGGTCCGAATGCTCGGATTTCAGGTCGTAGCTGAGTCTTTTCCAGGTAAATTTCTGACACCGGATCAGGTCTTTTTTCGAAGCTGTGAAACCGGCCGCTCCAACATCGATTGCGTTAGCCCGTGCATATCCGCATTGGCTTGCCAGATCAAAAACCGGCTATGCATATCTCGAACAGCAGCTAACAGCTTCTGATTGGTCGTTGTCAGTTTCTCAATGTGCTCGTTGGCTGCCTGAATATCGCTAATCCAGCCCGGCTTCAGCTTCTGAGCCTTCAATGCCGCCTTGCAATTCTTCATCGCTAAATCCACGGCAGGTAGATTCATCAGGGACTGGCGAGCACGACTGATACCCAGTTTTTCTTTGCAGGCCTCGACGAGCAAAGGCCAGGTCAGCTTCGGCTCTGACCATTCCTCAATCAGCTTAATGATACGTTTCTCATCCTTTGGCGTTAAATGTCCCATCGTTAACCCTCGATCTCATCCAGCAAGGCCAAGACGTCATCCAGAGATGGTAACCCCTCTTGCGTCTGGTTCCCTTCAATGACTTTGACTTCGATCAGCCCCGACATTGCGGCGGCGTTCTTGGTCAGCGTCCAACCGTTATCGGCGTTCCACACAATGGCACCGTTTTCGAGTTTGGGGTCTTCCAGCGTTAGGATTAACGCCTCGCACTTATAGAGCTTTTCACTCAGTTTTTTGGCTGACTCCGATGCCCCAAAGACATCCCGAGACTGCGCATCCAGAGCTTTATCGAGGCGAAGTTTAAGGTCGTCGCGTTCTTCCTTGAGGTTGCCAAGCTTCACGTCATCCCCTTTGACGCAGCCGAGCAGCCCGCAGTCCAAACAGGCTCCCATTTTCGGGCAAGGCTCGTAAGCAAAATTGTGCACACAGACGCCGAGATGGGTTTGATGGACAACGCGGTCCGGTTCACCCTCGCGCAGTTCCCTTACATCACCAAGAGTCAGAGGCTGATTTGTTTTGACCTTGTCCAGACGCTGAGCACCGGTGCTGTGCTTAGTTTTGGGGTGGAACGCCGCAACCCTCTGGGTGCGGTCCTCGATGGTTTCATGGTTGTAGACCGATCCCCTCGACGTACGCCCGGAGAAGGCGTCAATCAGGAGTTGCGACAGACCGGCCTGGTGCATCCGCGTGTTCAATTCATGCCGAAACGCATGCGTGTTGACCTTGATGCCGGGGTAGCCATGGCGCTCAAACATACTTTTAATACGCGGGTCGTTCGCACCGCCTAATTGCGCTGTCAATCGGTTAGAGTGCGCCGCGATCTCCACACCAAATTCGTGTTTCTCGTTACCTGAGTTTTTTGCCATTGCTCCCGTGCGCACGGTAAACAGCGCATCACGGTATTTAACCCGAGCTTTACCCTCCGTGTATGGCGTGGTGTATGGAAAATCTTTTGGAAGATACTTTTCCCGCAACAGCACATTGAGCTTGCGAAGCGTGATCATGCATCGGTCGTCAAACTCAATACTCTGGAATCTTTGCTTGCCCTTAACATATATGCGCTGCCCTGCGCTGGAGTCCCACCCGTCACGGATATCGGCCAAGAGGGCTCGTGCGGCGGGGCTGAGCGCCTTTTGCTTCTCTACGGATTTCAGGAACTTACTTTTGAATACGCTTCGCGGGTGGGATGTTTCATGAACGGTGAGTTTCACTGCGGCACAGCATTCGGCGTACGTGAGCGGTTCATCAGGTCCCTTAGATGGCACTCCTTCGTGGGGGGGGAAATCATCGGGATTGTCTTCTAGCCAGGCGGCGTAAGCACGCGGCTCATCGGTGATCGGTTTCAGTAACGTAATGACCCGTTCGACGACCGGCTCCATCTCAGGCTTAACGACGGGCTTCAGCGTCACCTGGTTTATCTTTTCCGAGTGCCAGCGCAGGAACATGCGCCGATTACCCTGGTTATCCTCTTTAAATACCACGCAATCCAATTCAACATCCGCCAATTCACCCACGCGACTGGGGGCACTCAGCAACAGCGCACAGGCGGAGGTCACAACGATATCGAGGGGGAGGGTCAATTCGTTTGAGAACACTTCCCCGAGGGCTCTGATCGCGTCAGGGCTGGGAAGCTTCTGTTCCCGATCTGCTCTTTGTTGCTTGAGCGTGCCATTAGGCTTAATTGTCAGCGGAGAGGTCCACCGGAAATCCGAATTGAGCAGATTTTTGGCCCGCATCAGGCTGATGATGGTCTCAAGTGACTTACTGTACGTGTATGCGTTGTTACCTTTGGTCCAGTAACGGTCCATGTACTCGCACGCTTTATTGCAAACAGCGGCGGACACCCGCGTCACATCCCGTGTGCCGGTCAGTTCGAGTAGGGCGGCTTCCAGCGCCCTCAGAGAACCCATCCAGCCTCCCACCGCCTTTTTTTGCAAATACACCCCTCGATACACCAGTAAGGCTTTGGCAAAATCCGTGAAGGGTGCCTGCATTGCCTTTGGGGCAGATCTAGTTGATCCGACCGCCGAGAAGTTACAGCCTGTGAATCCATGCGGGTGCCAACTGCTATCTTCCCAGAGAATACTCGCGTGCACTCGACTGGGAATGCCTTTGGGCAGGGTCTGTTTTGCCCATTCGATAAATGCCTCAAGTTGAGCCTCCGCAGCCAGCTGGCTCCTGGGCTTAAAATCGACAATGTTATTCGCCGATTCAGAATAAAACGCATCGGTCATTCGTCTTCCCTCCCGGATCGGAGCATGGCCTCACAATCCAGAATCACCTTACGGCAAGCCAGAATGGCCCGATCCCAGAGCACGCCGGTAATTTTATCCGTGGCAATGGTTTGCGCCCGACGACGCTCCAATCGCTCAAGGACCGCATGGTGATTGCCGTTCAGAAGGGGTTGGAATTTTCCGCATGCGTAACAGGTGTACGGCGCATCAAGATGGCAGGTGGCAGTGGCACCGCATACTGCCACATCCTCGATTTGTCGATCCGCTCGGTCCCCGTTTTCAGCTGAGGTACGATCCGCGACAATGATTCCGGTGAACGCATTCACAACCAAGGCCAGCTGGTCGCTCATCTTCGCGTCGATCAACGCCATCAACTCCGCCGATATGGCGCGGTACTTTCGCACTGTGTGAGTGTTTCTGTGCATCAATGCACGGGCCATTGTCCACTCATCCTGCCCCGCATTGGAAAGGTCCGTGCCGAGGGTATGTCTGAACCGGTGGCCCCGCGTCACTTTCAGCGGCTGATGGGTGCGAGGCGAAATCGGAAAGGACTCCATCCGCTCGATGCGGGCAAGCCAAGCATGAATTGTGCTTTTTCCGGCATGAAAGATTGGCTGCGGCGCGTATTCGAGGTCTTTTTGAAGGGGGCTATCGAGCAAAACAGGGGGAGACATCCGCTCACGACATTCAGCTTCATCATGCAGCTTCCGACGAAAGATGGGCACATTTTCAATGGCTGCATTCCAGTCGGCACCGTTTGGATAGGTTTGCCAGAGTTGCGCCAGAACTATTGCCTTGTAGGACTGCACGGTGTTGTAGAGGTCCTCATCCAGACTGAATGTTTCGGGCTTTACTCGCCAACCTGCCTCGTCGTCAATTTGCTTTACCCAATGAAACCTGACATTGCAGCCCTGGTCGCTCTTCGTGAAATCAGCAAAAATCATCATTCGCACCTGAGCGCCACGCTGCCCGTAAATCATCAATATGCGCAGGTAAAGGTACTGCTCGAAATCTAAGTGCCCGTGACAAAACTGCTCATGGATCCATTGGTACAGCGCGTCTTGCTCCACCTGCGTGAGCGGGCCTTGTTCGGGGTCCAGTGTGAGGATCACGTCGTTGCTCGAACTCTTTTTCCTGGGCAGTGCCTGGTAGGCGTCGATCAGTGGTTGCGACGGGTGCTGTTCGAGTGACTCGCAGTCGTGCCAAAACTCCATGAAAGCTGCAATGAGACTGAACTCTCTATAGTTAAATCGCTCCCGCAAAGCGATCAGTTGACCCTCGTTGAGCGGGTCTATCTCGCTCTGAGCAGCCCGCGACAACACACTGGCGGTATTAGCAACCGTGCGCGCTGCCGCATTGGCCATTCGGTACGCCAGGGCTGCGTGCAACCAGGGCTGCCAATCCGACGAGACGCAGGCAATAGCTGCCTCCCAGTTGACTGGTTGACTGGTCGATTTATCCGGACTCCACATCGGTTCTGCGGGTGTGAACACCTCCCCACATTTCGCCAGGCGAGGTGTGTTCAGCCATGCATCGAGGCTGTCCTTCGTGGGGGCCTGAAGTGCTTCTACGGAGATGTTCATTTTGAACCCCCTTTTGTCGTGCCGGTCTTCTGGCGGATGGCCTTAAGCCGCTCGGCCCGTTTCTGTATCGCTTTGTCTGCCTCTTCCTTCCAGAATTTCGCGCCGTAGAGGCCGGGCATGTTTGATGCGGGATTCCAGCCGAACATCCATGTGAGGGTCTTTTGAACTTGCGTGGTGCGATCCTCCGGCGTGAGCGTTGCCAGTTCCTCACGCATGCTTTCCAGCATCGTGTAAACCGCGTCATGCCTCAGGATATGCAGGTGCACATGAGCCAGTTTCGGCGCTATTTCTCGGACCTTGGACAGAACACCATCCACTGCCTTGATGGTCAGAGGTCCGCCCTCATTTCGCTTGTGCGCAACAAGCAAAAACGGATGCCTTCTCGCTTGCGATGCGCCGTTACGGGGCTTCCTGTGGCGATATTTCGATTCGTACTCAGTGATTGCGTCATACAGGTCATCGGTCATCACCAGCATGCGCTCGTGGGTTTTGAATTGCGGGGCCATGGTTCGTGGATCGAGGCTTTCATCTTCCAGGTTGACCACCGCTAGTTGACGACTGTGCCAGTGAATATCGCTGGTCTTGATCAGCAGCATCTCGGAGCGGCGAAGCCCCATATCCAGACCCAAAAGCAAAATGATGTAATTACGTAATCGAATAGCTGGATCAGCGAAGGGGTTGATCGGACTGTCAGGGCGCAGAATCTCCAGCAATCGATCTCGCTCCTGGGTTGTCAGTCCTTTCATTTCGTCCAATCGCGTTTTTTTCCACGCAGGGCTGGCCGCTTTGATCTTGCGGTTGATGCGCTTCTTCACATCGTCAACCGCCTCATATCGTGATGAGTGATCACCCAACTTGTCATAGAGGAAGGCCAGATAATCGCGTACCGCCTCGATTCGCTGCCGCGCATGGACTTTGCCAACGGATTTGTAGGCAGTCGGATGCAAACGCATCCCCGCATACTTCATGGCCAGGGTTTCCTTGCTGAACCCCGCGTCCGACACAAACCGAGAAAGTTCAGTGTCTGTCAGGTATTGGCTGGCAGGGCGCTGTTCGATGCGAGAAATCAGATCAATAGAGGAGAAGGCTAGAAACTGCTCAAGCACAACTAGATGCTCAAGGTACTTCTTGGTTGTTTCCAGTGCTCTGCCCGAGTGCTCCATGGTCATGTAGAGGTTGGGGTAGTAAACCGGGATGTAGTCTTGCACCAGTAGCTTTCTGCGAGCACCATTCACCACCTGCTCTATGACCTGGAGACCCATATTGCTCCCTCATAAAAAATAACTTTTCTAAATATAGTCAGGAACAAGTTTGGGTCAACGCAAAATCTAACGTTTTGCTTTCCAGAATTTAAGCGCTTGTCGCTACCATAACTCTCTGAAAAAGCAGGATTAAAGGCGAATCAAACCATGTCAAAAAGTGACAAAGCAGGCAAAACAGGCTCTTACGTCTACACCATGCACCGGCTGAGCAAGGTCGTTCCGCCGAAGCGTGAGATTCTCAAGAACATCTCCCTGTCGTTCTTCCCTGGCGCCAAGATCGGCGTGCTCGGTCTGAACGGCGCCGGTAAATCCACCCTGCTGCGCATCATGGCCGGCGTCGACACCGAGTTCGACGGCGAAGCCCGCGCCATGCCGGGCATCAATGTCGGCTATCTGCCGCAGGAGCCGCAGCTCGATCCCGAGAAGACCGTGCGTGAAGTCGTCGAGGAGGCGGTTGGTGTGATCAAGGACGCCCAGGCCCGCCTGGATGCCGTCTACGCCGCCTACGCCGAGCCGGACGCCGATTTCGATGCCCTGGCTGCCGAGCAGGCCAAGCTCGAAGCAATCCTGCAGGCATCCGACGGTCACAACCTGGAGCGTCAGCTGGAAGTCGCCGCCGATGCATTGCGCCTGCCGGCGTGGGACGCCAAAGTCGCGCACCTGTCCGGCGGAGAGAAGCGCCGCGTCGCCCTCTGCCGCCTGCTGCTGTCGGCCCCGGACATGCTGCTGCTGGACGAACCGACCAACCACCTGGACGCTGACTCGGTGGCCTGGCTGGAACGTTTCCTCCATGACTTCCCGGGCACCGTGGTAGCGATCACCCACGATCGTTACTTCCTCGACAACGTCGCCGGCTGGATTCTCGAACTCGACCGCGGCGCGGGCATCCCGTACGAAGGCAACTATTCCGGCTGGCTGGAAGCCAAATCGGCGCGTCTGGCGCAGGAATCCAAGCAGCAGTCGGCCCATGAAAAGGCCATGAAGGAAGAACTGGAATGGGTGCGCAAAGGCGCCAAGGCCCGCCAGTCCAAATCCAAGGCTCGTCTGCAGCGCTTCGAGGAAATGCAGTCGCAGGAATTCCAGAAACGCGCAGAGACCAACGAGATCTACATTCCGGCCGGCCCGCGCCTGGGTGACAAGGTCATCGAATTCAAGAACGTCACCAAGGGCTATGGCGACCGCGTACTGATCGACAACCTCTCCTTCAGCGTGCCGAAAGGCGCCATCGTTGGCGTGATCGGTGGTAACGGTGCCGGTAAGTCGACCCTGTTCCGCATGCTGATGGGCAAGGAAACCCCGGATTCCGGCAGCATCGAAATCGGCGACACCGTGCAATTGGCCTGCGTGGATCAGAGCCGCGACGACCTGGAAGGTGGCAAGACCGTCTGGGAAGCGGTCTCCGATGGCCTGGACCAGATTCGCATCGGCAACTACGAGGTGCCGTCGCGCGGCTACGTCGGCCGCTTCAACTTCAAGGGCGCCGACCAGCAGAAGTTCGTCAAGGATCTCTCCGGCGGTGAGCGCGGTCGTCTGCACCTGGCGCTGACCCTCAAGCAGGGCGCCAACGTGCTGCTGCTCGACGAACCGTCCAACGACCTCGACGTGGAAACCCTGCGCTCGCTGGAAGAGGCACTGCTGGACTTCCCCGGCTCGGCCATCGTGATCTCCCACGATCGCTGGTTCCTCGACCGCGTCGCCACCCACATCCTCTCCTACGAGGACGATGGCGGTGTCGTGTTCTTCGAAGGCAACTACACCGAGTATGAAGCCGATCGCAAGAGGCGCCTCGGTGACGCAGCCTCCCAGCCACACCGAGTCAGGTACAAGAAGCTCGCGCAGTAACGGTTGCACCAGACGAACGGAGCCCAAGCGGCTCCGTTCTTGCGTCAGAAAGACGACTATCGACTAGTAGCAAAACGCCTTATGTCGGATAATTGCCGCTTTTCGATAACCGGCCGGCGATCATCCACCGCGCCAATCTAGCGACAGAGGGAACTTCGCATGGCAGCCTTGGGACTGCGCGGCAAATCACTGCTGGCCCTGTTGCTGAGCTGTCTCCTCGCTTTCGCCCTCGCCGGCCTGATCGGTCGGGAGGCCTTGCTTGGCGTGCAGCACCGCTTTGGCGAGGCCTACGCGCGCAACGTCGTACAGCTCAACCGCGAACGTCTTTTCGCGCCGGTATCCCGCGAACTGGCCCTTGCCCAGCGTCTCGCCGCCTCTCAGCTGACAGTCGCCTGGCTGCAGGCCGAAGACAGTCCGGCCAAGCGCGACACCTTTTTCAAAGAAGCCGCCGGCTACCAGCAGGCATTCGGCGACCATGCATATTTCGCTGCGTCTGCCAGCAGCAACAGCTATTACTCCAACGGCCCGGGCCAGGAGCCAAGCCAGGCGCCGCGCTACCTGATGAGCCCGGACAATCCGCGCGACGAGTGGTTCTACCAGACCCTGCAGGCAACAGCTCCCTACTCGATCAATGTCGACCGCTCCGTAGTCACTGGCGAGCTCAAGGTATGGTTCAACGTGCAGGTGCGCGACGGCGATCGTCATCTAGGCCTGGTCGGCTCGGGCATCGGGTTGCGCGCCTTTCTGGATGATTTCATCGAGTCGAGCAAGGTCGGAGTCGAGTCGATGGTGCTCGACGCCTACGGCTCGATCCTGGTGCACCCGAATCAGAACCTGGTCACGCTGAATGCCGAGACGGCCCGTGGGCGCTCGCTATCGACCAACGTGCTGGGGCTGCTCGACGATATCAGCGCCGCCACGGCAGTCCGCCAGGCGATGGCCGACAGCCGCGAGGCACCCGGAACAGTCTCGACATTGCGCGTCACCCTGGACGGGGCGCCGCGTCTCCTGGCGCTGAGCTGGATACCGGAACTGCAATGGTTCGTCGCCAGCTCCGTCGATCTCGGCACTGCACAGGTGGTCGAGGTACGCCCTCTGCTGCCCGCCATCGGCCTGTTTCTGGTGCTCTTCCTGCTGCTGATCGGCGGCGGTGCCTGGCTGGTCGAAAAGCGCGTGCTCAAGCCGCTGCGCCAGCTGCGCCGCGGTGCTCAGGCGCTGGCGGCCGGACAGTACGATGTAGCGTTGCCGCTCGGCCGCAAAGACGAGATCGGCGAGCTGAGCGCTGCCTTCGGCAGCATGGCGCAGACGGTTCGCAGCCACACCAGCGAACTGGAAAACCGCGTGCGCGAGCGTACCCAGGAACTGGAGCGAGCGAACCGCGACATGGCGGCCGCGCACAAGAAGATCGACGATTCCATCGACTATGCCAGCCTCATCCAGCGCTCCATCCTGCCCAATCGGCAGCTGGTCAGCGCCATGGGCGATCGTCATGCGGTGCTCTGGCGGCCACGTGATGTCGTCGGGGGCGACTTCTATGTCTACCGGGCGGACGAGCGCGGTTGCCTGTTCGGTGTAGTCGATTGTGCCGGGCATGGCGTGCCGGGCGCGCTGATGACCATGCTCGCCCACGCCGCCATCGACCAGGCGCTCGGCACGACCGGCCTGAATGATCCGGCAGCTGCGCTATCGCGTACCGACGCGATCGTCCGCAGCATGCTGCGTGAAGAGGACGACGCCCATGCGCTGGCCACCAACATGGACATCGGCCTGGCCTATGTCGACCTGCAGCGACGCGAGGTGCGCTACGCCGGAGCGAAGATCGCGCTGTACTACTGCGACGGCGAGGAGGTCCAGGAAGTCCGCGCGGCGCGACGCGCGATCGGTGACAAGCGCATCGGCGAGTACCACAACACCCTCGTCAAACTGCAGCCGGGGCGGACGTTCTACATGACCACCGACGGCTTCCTCGACCAGGCGGGTGGCGAACAGGGGTACGGCTTCGGCAACAGCCGCTTCGCCAGCATGCTCCGCGCGCACGCCAGACTGCCGCTGGCCGACCAAGGCGAAGCCTTCAGCCGTGCGCTGGCGCACTATCAGGGTGATTATCCGCAGCGCGACGACATCACGATGTTATG includes:
- a CDS encoding site-specific integrase, whose product is MNISVEALQAPTKDSLDAWLNTPRLAKCGEVFTPAEPMWSPDKSTSQPVNWEAAIACVSSDWQPWLHAALAYRMANAAARTVANTASVLSRAAQSEIDPLNEGQLIALRERFNYREFSLIAAFMEFWHDCESLEQHPSQPLIDAYQALPRKKSSSNDVILTLDPEQGPLTQVEQDALYQWIHEQFCHGHLDFEQYLYLRILMIYGQRGAQVRMMIFADFTKSDQGCNVRFHWVKQIDDEAGWRVKPETFSLDEDLYNTVQSYKAIVLAQLWQTYPNGADWNAAIENVPIFRRKLHDEAECRERMSPPVLLDSPLQKDLEYAPQPIFHAGKSTIHAWLARIERMESFPISPRTHQPLKVTRGHRFRHTLGTDLSNAGQDEWTMARALMHRNTHTVRKYRAISAELMALIDAKMSDQLALVVNAFTGIIVADRTSAENGDRADRQIEDVAVCGATATCHLDAPYTCYACGKFQPLLNGNHHAVLERLERRRAQTIATDKITGVLWDRAILACRKVILDCEAMLRSGREDE
- a CDS encoding IS1182 family transposase; this encodes MMGQLPGGQQRLFYSFNLEDHVPAQHLLRSIDQCLDLSDLRAYLADFYSPIGRPSIDPELMVRMLVVGYCYGIRSERRLCEEVHLNLAYRWFCRLGLEDEVPNHSTFSKNRHGRFRDSDLFRWLFNEVLRRCMAAGLVKGEGFAVDASIIKADASRQRGVVGDEVDWSDPKLSSRAVREYLEALDEDALAEALPKKISLTDPQSRWTAAPGGPAFFAYSTNYLIDTEHGVIMDVEATPAHRTTEVDSTRTMVERVEAQFDLTPERLIGDTAYGTAPMLAWMVEEKDIEPHVPVWDKTERKDDSLSSNDFHWNQEADEYRCPTGKPLRSEWRAFTQKRSRVTKANTIIYRSSQTDCVTCPLKAKCCPNTPNRKIVRSIHEAARDVARRIAKTPEYLVSRCERKKVEMLFAHLKRIMKLDRLRLRGLTGATDEFTMAAMVQNLRRMAKLLPQGPPLTG
- the ettA gene encoding energy-dependent translational throttle protein EttA — its product is MSKSDKAGKTGSYVYTMHRLSKVVPPKREILKNISLSFFPGAKIGVLGLNGAGKSTLLRIMAGVDTEFDGEARAMPGINVGYLPQEPQLDPEKTVREVVEEAVGVIKDAQARLDAVYAAYAEPDADFDALAAEQAKLEAILQASDGHNLERQLEVAADALRLPAWDAKVAHLSGGEKRRVALCRLLLSAPDMLLLDEPTNHLDADSVAWLERFLHDFPGTVVAITHDRYFLDNVAGWILELDRGAGIPYEGNYSGWLEAKSARLAQESKQQSAHEKAMKEELEWVRKGAKARQSKSKARLQRFEEMQSQEFQKRAETNEIYIPAGPRLGDKVIEFKNVTKGYGDRVLIDNLSFSVPKGAIVGVIGGNGAGKSTLFRMLMGKETPDSGSIEIGDTVQLACVDQSRDDLEGGKTVWEAVSDGLDQIRIGNYEVPSRGYVGRFNFKGADQQKFVKDLSGGERGRLHLALTLKQGANVLLLDEPSNDLDVETLRSLEEALLDFPGSAIVISHDRWFLDRVATHILSYEDDGGVVFFEGNYTEYEADRKRRLGDAASQPHRVRYKKLAQ
- a CDS encoding site-specific integrase encodes the protein MGLQVIEQVVNGARRKLLVQDYIPVYYPNLYMTMEHSGRALETTKKYLEHLVVLEQFLAFSSIDLISRIEQRPASQYLTDTELSRFVSDAGFSKETLAMKYAGMRLHPTAYKSVGKVHARQRIEAVRDYLAFLYDKLGDHSSRYEAVDDVKKRINRKIKAASPAWKKTRLDEMKGLTTQERDRLLEILRPDSPINPFADPAIRLRNYIILLLGLDMGLRRSEMLLIKTSDIHWHSRQLAVVNLEDESLDPRTMAPQFKTHERMLVMTDDLYDAITEYESKYRHRKPRNGASQARRHPFLLVAHKRNEGGPLTIKAVDGVLSKVREIAPKLAHVHLHILRHDAVYTMLESMREELATLTPEDRTTQVQKTLTWMFGWNPASNMPGLYGAKFWKEEADKAIQKRAERLKAIRQKTGTTKGGSK
- the siaA gene encoding biofilm regulation protein phosphatase SiaA (SiaB is a threonine kinase acting on SiaC; SiaA is the matching phosphatase.) is translated as MAALGLRGKSLLALLLSCLLAFALAGLIGREALLGVQHRFGEAYARNVVQLNRERLFAPVSRELALAQRLAASQLTVAWLQAEDSPAKRDTFFKEAAGYQQAFGDHAYFAASASSNSYYSNGPGQEPSQAPRYLMSPDNPRDEWFYQTLQATAPYSINVDRSVVTGELKVWFNVQVRDGDRHLGLVGSGIGLRAFLDDFIESSKVGVESMVLDAYGSILVHPNQNLVTLNAETARGRSLSTNVLGLLDDISAATAVRQAMADSREAPGTVSTLRVTLDGAPRLLALSWIPELQWFVASSVDLGTAQVVEVRPLLPAIGLFLVLFLLLIGGGAWLVEKRVLKPLRQLRRGAQALAAGQYDVALPLGRKDEIGELSAAFGSMAQTVRSHTSELENRVRERTQELERANRDMAAAHKKIDDSIDYASLIQRSILPNRQLVSAMGDRHAVLWRPRDVVGGDFYVYRADERGCLFGVVDCAGHGVPGALMTMLAHAAIDQALGTTGLNDPAAALSRTDAIVRSMLREEDDAHALATNMDIGLAYVDLQRREVRYAGAKIALYYCDGEEVQEVRAARRAIGDKRIGEYHNTLVKLQPGRTFYMTTDGFLDQAGGEQGYGFGNSRFASMLRAHARLPLADQGEAFSRALAHYQGDYPQRDDITMLCFRFD